The following DNA comes from Microbacterium terregens.
TAAGAAGCTATCAGCCCTCCCGCATGGCATATTCCATACCGTTATGCCACATCCATGGTGCTCGGCGGTGTATGAACGGTGCGGAATGCAATCGGCTGCCGCCGGCGGATCAGCACTCGATGACGTTCACGGCGAGCCCGCCCTCGCTGGTCTCCTTGTACTTGTGCGACATGTCGATGCCGGTCTGTCGCATGGTCTCGACGACGGCGTCCAGCGAGACGTAGTGACTCCCGTCGCCGCGCAGCGCGAGCCGTGCTGCCGTGACGGCCGTGGACGCGGCGATCGCATTGCGTTCGATGCACGGGATCTGCACGAGCCCGCCCACGGGGTCGCACGTGAGGCCCAGATGGTGCTCCATCGCGATCTCGGCGGCGTTCTCGATCTGCCGGTTCGTTCCGCCCATCACGGCGGTCAGGCCACCGGCGGCCATGGCGCACGCCGAGCCCACCTCGGCCTGGCACCCGCCCTCGGCACCCGAGATCGACGCGTTCGCCTTGAACAGCGAGCCGAGAGCGGTCGCGGTGAGCAGGAACCGACGGATGCCGCGTCGCCGGTTCGCGTCGGCGATGAGCTCTTCGTCGATGACGTCGGGCACGATTGGTCCGAGCTGCTGCCGCCCGGCGAATCCCATCAAGGCGCTGCCGACCAGCTCGCCATACGGAGTGACCGCGTTGCCGGCGCCGAGGCCCGAGTCCGCCAGGAAGCGCCACCAGTACATCGCGACGGCGGGAAGGATGCCGGCCGCACCGTTCGTCGGCGCGGTGACGACGCGGCCGCCGGCGGCGTTCTCCTCGTTGACCGCGAGCGCGAAGGCGCCGAGCCACTCCCCCGGCAGCTCGCGCCGGCCGTCGTGCTCGGCCTCCTCGAGCTGCGCGCGAATCGCCGACGCGCGCCGCTTCACCTTGAGCATGCCCGGCAGCACACCGTCGTGATACAGCCCCGCTTCCACGCAGGCCGCCATCGCGTCCCAGATCGCGTCCAGTCCGGCGGCGATCTCCTCGTCGCTGCGCAGCGCCTCCTCATTCATGCGGGCGGCCTCGGCGATCGTGATTCCACGCTCGTCGCAGAGCTGGAGCAGCGCCTCGGCGCTGTCGAACGCGAGCGGGAAGGCGCTGGTGGCAACACGCGGCGGCTCGCCCTCGCGGCGGATGAAGCCGCCGCCGATCGAGTAATAGGTCTCACGGAGCACGAGGCCCTCGTCGCTCTCCTGCACGCGTGCCGCGACGGCAGCGGTTCCGGTGGTCCGGATGCCGGCTGCCGCCCGCTGCGCCCCGTCATCGATCTCGCGCGGCCGAGCGCTCGTCCAGGCCTCCAGCGTCAGCGCGTTCGGATGTCCGGGCAGCCGGGTCCGAGGAGCGAAGACGACGTCGGCTTTCTCGAAGGGGACCGGGTGCGTGCCGTCCAGCGCGAGCTGCCGACCGGCCGGCCATTGCGTCCACGCCGCGCGCACAGCATCCGGATCGACGCTCTCGGGCGACAGCCCCTGGAGCCCGCCCACGATGGCATCCGGCGTGCCGTGTCCGATGCCGGTCGCACCCAGGGATCCGTACAGGGTGCACGTCACGCGCGCCACGGAGTCCAGGAGCCCGGCCCTGCGCAGGAGCACGGCGAAATCACGCGCGGCCCGCATCGGGCCGACCGTGTGGGAGCTCGAGGGTCCGATGCCGATGGAGAACAGCTCGAACGCGGAGACGTAGGCGCTCACGCGCTCCAGGCTAACCTGGTCCGCACGCGGGACGGCGAACGCCCCGGGCCTGAGTGGTCCGGGGCGTTCGCGTCAGGCGGCGCAGTGACTACTGCTCGACCGGCTGCGGCGCGTCCGAGCCCTCGTGGGCCTGAATCACCGGCGACGAGCTGTCACTGGAGACCTCGATCTTGCGGGGCTTCGCCTTCTCGCTCACCGGAATCGTGACGTTGAGCACGCCGTTGCTGTATGTCGCGGCGATGTTCCCGGTGTCGACACCCTGCCCGAGGTTCAGCTGGCGCAGAAAGCTCGCCGCTTCGCGCTCGCGTGTGATCCACTTGACGCCCTCGCCCCCGGCGAGCGTGCGCTCGGCGCGGATCGTCAGCAGCTGACCATCGACGTCGATGTCCACCGATCCCGGGTCGATGCCGGGCAGGTCAGCGGTGAGCACGTAGTGGTCCCCGTCGCGGTACAGATCCATCGGCATGCGGCGTGGCCCGCGGCGCGTGTCGAACAGAGTCGACGCGAAGCGGTCGAGTTCACGGAAGGGGTCGTAAGCGGCCATGATTCGTCTCCTTGTCGTTTCGTCCGGATGACTGTCCGGTGCATGTGCATCTGAGAGTTGAGTCGTGTCGGCTCAACTACGTCCAGATTAGCACTGTGCCCCTTCGAGTGCCAATACTCTGACGACGTCAAGAATGCGGATGCCGTGGCGGCGGGTAGCGACAGGCGGCGGGGTCCGATGACAGTGACCGCGCGGATCTCAGGGTTTCTGGAAGGCGACCAGACCCACCGTGTTGCCCTCGGAATCCTTGATGAAGGCCTGCCACTCGTCGTGACCTGCCGGCCCGAGCGTCTCGTCATGGTGCGAGAAGATGACGTGGGGCGGCGAGACGAGATCGGCCAGTCCGTCGAGCTTGTCGAGCGTGTCGTGCACGTTCTCCACGTGGAGGTACAGCAGGGATGTCGGTGCATTCCGATCCAGCAGCAGCCGAACGCCGTCGAGGTCGAAGAAGACCAGCCCCGGATCGAAGCGCGCGAGCGGCGGCGCATCGAGAAGCACGGTGTAGAACTCTGTCGCACGGTCGAGATCATCCGCGTGAACGGCCACCTGAACGAGTCTCATCACGACCTCCCGTGGGAATGCACGGCCCAGTCTGCCAGCCCTCGCTTCGCTTGGCGACGGGCGTCGTCAGCCGGCGTGAGCCGGCTGCGGCTCGTCCTCGGGCAGCGGCAGCAGTTCGGACGCGGGTTCGCGGATCATGGTCACCGCGAGAACGGCGGCCACCAGCATCCCGATCGCCGCGGCGATGAACGTCGCCGAGTACGCGCCGGCCAGCGCCGTGGGCTCGGCCGCGGTGTGACTGCCGAGCGCGACGACGTAGACGGCGGTGAAGATCGAAAGACCGATGGAGCCGCCGATCTGCATCGCCGAGTTGGCCACGGCCGAGGCGGCACCGGCGTCGTCGGGGGCGACCCCGCTCAGCGCGACGTTCTGCAGCGGCACGAAGACCAGGGCCATCCCGGCACCCATCACGATCAGCGCGGGCAGCACCTGAACGACGTAACTGCCCGTGACGGTGATGAAGCTGAGGTACCACAGGCTCCCCGCCACGATCAGGGGGCCGACGGTCATGAGAGGGCGCGGACCGATGCGAGGCAGCAGCCGAACGGCCAACGGTGCCACCAC
Coding sequences within:
- a CDS encoding Hsp20/alpha crystallin family protein, which codes for MAAYDPFRELDRFASTLFDTRRGPRRMPMDLYRDGDHYVLTADLPGIDPGSVDIDVDGQLLTIRAERTLAGGEGVKWITREREAASFLRQLNLGQGVDTGNIAATYSNGVLNVTIPVSEKAKPRKIEVSSDSSSPVIQAHEGSDAPQPVEQ
- a CDS encoding L-serine ammonia-lyase, iron-sulfur-dependent, subunit alpha, whose product is MSAYVSAFELFSIGIGPSSSHTVGPMRAARDFAVLLRRAGLLDSVARVTCTLYGSLGATGIGHGTPDAIVGGLQGLSPESVDPDAVRAAWTQWPAGRQLALDGTHPVPFEKADVVFAPRTRLPGHPNALTLEAWTSARPREIDDGAQRAAAGIRTTGTAAVAARVQESDEGLVLRETYYSIGGGFIRREGEPPRVATSAFPLAFDSAEALLQLCDERGITIAEAARMNEEALRSDEEIAAGLDAIWDAMAACVEAGLYHDGVLPGMLKVKRRASAIRAQLEEAEHDGRRELPGEWLGAFALAVNEENAAGGRVVTAPTNGAAGILPAVAMYWWRFLADSGLGAGNAVTPYGELVGSALMGFAGRQQLGPIVPDVIDEELIADANRRRGIRRFLLTATALGSLFKANASISGAEGGCQAEVGSACAMAAGGLTAVMGGTNRQIENAAEIAMEHHLGLTCDPVGGLVQIPCIERNAIAASTAVTAARLALRGDGSHYVSLDAVVETMRQTGIDMSHKYKETSEGGLAVNVIEC
- a CDS encoding methylmalonyl-CoA epimerase; this translates as MRLVQVAVHADDLDRATEFYTVLLDAPPLARFDPGLVFFDLDGVRLLLDRNAPTSLLYLHVENVHDTLDKLDGLADLVSPPHVIFSHHDETLGPAGHDEWQAFIKDSEGNTVGLVAFQKP